The following proteins come from a genomic window of Solwaraspora sp. WMMA2065:
- a CDS encoding Lsr2 family protein, with protein sequence MAKQIIHKLVDDLDGGDADETVKFALDGVQYEIDLSEKNADKLRQVFAPYVAAGTKIGRGGVVVGGRAARGRGGAAADREQNRAIRAWAKKEGKEISDRGRIPQEIVDEYHAKAGR encoded by the coding sequence GTGGCCAAGCAGATCATTCACAAGCTGGTCGACGATCTGGACGGCGGCGACGCCGACGAGACCGTCAAGTTCGCCCTCGACGGCGTCCAGTACGAGATCGACCTCTCGGAGAAGAACGCGGACAAATTGCGGCAGGTTTTCGCTCCGTACGTGGCTGCCGGTACCAAGATCGGCCGCGGTGGCGTGGTCGTGGGTGGTCGGGCCGCGCGGGGTCGGGGCGGTGCCGCCGCCGACCGTGAGCAGAACCGGGCGATCCGGGCCTGGGCGAAGAAGGAAGGCAAGGAGATCTCCGACCGCGGGCGCATCCCGCAGGAGATCGTGGACGAGTACCACGCCAAAGCCGGGCGCTGA
- a CDS encoding ATP-dependent Clp protease ATP-binding subunit — translation MFERFTDRARRVVVLAQEEARMLNHNYIGTEHILLGLIHEGEGVAAKALESLGISLEGVRQQVEEIIGQGQQAPSGHIPFTPRAKKVLELSLREALQLGHNYIGTEHILLGLIREGEGVAAQVLVKLGADLNRVRQQVIQLLSGYQGKEPAAAGAAAGEAAPSTSLVLDQFGRNLTQAAREGKLDPVIGREKEIERVMQVLSRRTKNNPVLIGEPGVGKTAVVEGLSQKIIKGEVPETLKDKQLYTLDLGALVAGSRYRGDFEERLKKVLKEIRTRGDIILFIDEIHTLVGAGAAEGAIDAASILKPMLARGELQTIGATTLDEYRKHLEKDAALERRFQPIQVGEPSLAHTIEILKGLRDRYEAHHRVSITDAALVAAATLADRYISDRFLPDKAIDLIDEAGARMRIRRMTAPPDLRDFDERIAQVRRDKESAIDAQDFERAAQLRDKEKQLLGQKAQREKEWKAGDLDVVSEVDDEQIAEVLGNWTGIPVYKLTEEETSRLLRMEDELHKRVVGQSDAVKAVSKAIRRTRAGLKDPKRPSGSFIFAGPSGVGKTELSKALAEFLFGSEDALIQLDMSEFHDRYTVSRLVGAPPGYVGYDEGGQLTEKVRRRPFSVVLFDEIEKAHPDVFNTLLQILEDGRLTDGQGRIVDFKNTVIILTTNLGTRDVAKAVSLGFQASEDSDSNYDRMKQKVNDELKQHFRPEFLNRIDDTIVFHQLNPTEILSIVDIMISRIETQLRNKDMSMELTDNAKKYLANKGFDPVLGARPLRRTIQRDIEDNLSERILFNELKPGQIVVIDCEGDPDDIDKSKLVFQGADRPVAVPDAVPADLGGATAAGADE, via the coding sequence ATGTTCGAGCGGTTCACCGACCGAGCGCGACGGGTTGTCGTCCTGGCTCAGGAAGAAGCCCGGATGCTCAACCACAACTACATCGGCACGGAGCACATCCTGCTCGGCCTCATCCACGAGGGTGAGGGCGTGGCGGCGAAGGCCCTGGAGAGCCTGGGCATCTCGCTGGAAGGTGTGCGTCAACAGGTCGAGGAGATCATCGGCCAGGGCCAGCAGGCGCCGAGCGGGCACATCCCGTTCACGCCGCGGGCCAAGAAGGTGTTGGAGCTGTCGCTGCGGGAGGCGCTGCAGCTCGGCCACAACTACATCGGCACGGAGCACATCCTGCTCGGCCTGATCCGTGAGGGCGAGGGCGTCGCGGCCCAGGTGCTGGTCAAGCTCGGCGCCGACCTCAACCGGGTGCGCCAGCAGGTGATCCAGCTGCTGTCGGGCTACCAGGGCAAGGAGCCGGCGGCCGCCGGCGCCGCAGCGGGCGAAGCCGCCCCGTCGACCAGTCTGGTGCTGGACCAGTTCGGCCGTAACCTGACCCAGGCGGCCCGGGAGGGCAAGCTCGACCCGGTCATCGGCCGGGAGAAGGAGATCGAGCGGGTCATGCAGGTGCTGTCCCGCCGGACCAAGAACAACCCGGTGCTGATCGGCGAGCCCGGCGTCGGCAAGACGGCCGTGGTGGAGGGCCTGTCCCAGAAGATCATCAAGGGCGAGGTGCCCGAGACGCTGAAGGACAAGCAGCTCTACACTCTCGACCTCGGTGCGCTGGTCGCCGGCTCCCGCTACCGCGGTGACTTCGAGGAGCGCCTGAAGAAGGTGCTCAAGGAGATCCGCACCCGGGGCGACATCATCCTGTTCATCGACGAGATCCACACCCTGGTCGGCGCGGGTGCGGCCGAGGGTGCGATCGACGCGGCGAGCATCCTCAAGCCGATGCTGGCCCGAGGCGAGCTGCAGACCATCGGGGCGACCACCCTCGACGAGTACCGCAAGCACCTGGAGAAGGACGCCGCGCTGGAGCGTCGGTTCCAGCCGATCCAGGTCGGCGAGCCGTCGCTGGCCCACACCATCGAGATCCTCAAGGGCCTGCGCGACCGCTACGAGGCGCACCACCGGGTGAGCATCACCGACGCCGCCCTGGTGGCCGCCGCGACGCTGGCCGACCGGTACATCTCCGACCGGTTCCTGCCGGACAAGGCGATCGACCTGATCGACGAGGCCGGCGCCCGGATGCGGATCCGTCGGATGACCGCGCCGCCGGACCTGCGTGACTTCGACGAGCGGATCGCCCAGGTGCGTCGCGACAAGGAGTCCGCGATCGACGCGCAGGACTTCGAGCGGGCCGCGCAGCTGCGGGACAAGGAGAAGCAGCTGCTCGGGCAGAAGGCGCAGCGGGAGAAGGAGTGGAAGGCCGGCGACCTCGACGTGGTCAGCGAGGTCGACGACGAGCAGATCGCCGAGGTGCTCGGCAACTGGACCGGCATCCCGGTCTACAAGCTGACCGAGGAGGAGACCTCCCGACTGCTGCGCATGGAGGACGAGCTGCACAAGCGGGTCGTCGGCCAGTCCGACGCGGTCAAGGCGGTCTCGAAGGCGATCCGGCGGACCCGGGCCGGCCTGAAGGACCCGAAGCGGCCGTCCGGCTCGTTCATCTTCGCCGGCCCGTCCGGTGTCGGTAAGACTGAGCTGTCGAAGGCGCTCGCCGAGTTCCTGTTCGGCAGCGAGGACGCGCTGATCCAGCTGGACATGTCCGAGTTCCACGACCGGTACACGGTGTCCCGGCTGGTCGGTGCCCCGCCCGGGTACGTCGGCTACGACGAGGGCGGGCAGCTGACCGAGAAGGTGCGGCGTCGGCCGTTCTCGGTGGTGCTGTTCGACGAGATCGAGAAGGCCCACCCGGACGTGTTCAACACGCTGCTGCAGATCCTGGAGGACGGGCGGCTCACCGATGGTCAGGGGCGGATCGTCGACTTCAAGAACACGGTGATCATCCTGACCACGAACCTGGGCACCCGGGACGTGGCGAAGGCGGTGTCGCTGGGCTTCCAGGCGTCGGAGGACTCCGACTCGAACTACGACCGGATGAAGCAGAAGGTCAACGACGAGCTGAAGCAGCACTTCCGGCCGGAGTTCCTCAACCGGATCGACGACACCATCGTGTTCCACCAGCTGAACCCGACCGAGATCCTGTCGATCGTGGACATCATGATCTCCCGGATCGAGACCCAGCTGCGGAACAAGGACATGAGCATGGAGCTCACCGACAACGCCAAGAAGTACCTGGCGAACAAGGGCTTCGACCCGGTGCTGGGGGCTCGGCCGCTGCGTCGCACCATCCAGCGCGACATCGAGGAC